From Microbacterium sp. LWH11-1.2, one genomic window encodes:
- a CDS encoding aspartate-semialdehyde dehydrogenase, which yields MTRISDSGLSVAIVGATGQVGTVMREILAERAFPIRELRLFSSSRSAGTAIEFGGATVIVEDVETAVAAGIDIALFSAGATASRAYAPRFAAAGAVVVDNSSAWRNDPEVPLVVSEVNPHAIDDRPKGIIANPNCTTMAAMPVLKALHADAGLERLIVSTYQAVSGSGLAGAQELLGQIEGVLAQGDTLRLVHDGSAVDFPQPEKYVAPIAFDVIPFAGNLVDDGQNETDEEKKLRNESRKILELPDLRVAGTCVRVPVFTGHSLSIHAEFSKDITPERATELLAAAPGVALEEVPTPLQAAGKDPSFVGRIRADQSAPEGKGLVLFISNDNLRKGAALNAVQIAEVLAERLAVIA from the coding sequence ATGACCCGCATCTCCGATTCAGGACTCTCCGTCGCCATCGTCGGCGCCACCGGCCAGGTGGGCACCGTCATGCGCGAGATTCTCGCCGAGCGGGCGTTCCCGATCCGCGAGCTGCGGCTCTTCTCGTCGTCGCGCTCCGCGGGCACGGCGATTGAGTTCGGCGGAGCGACCGTGATCGTCGAAGACGTCGAGACAGCGGTTGCCGCCGGCATCGACATCGCCCTGTTCTCCGCCGGCGCGACCGCCAGCCGCGCCTACGCGCCGCGCTTCGCCGCGGCGGGCGCCGTGGTCGTCGACAACTCGAGCGCCTGGCGCAACGACCCCGAGGTCCCGCTCGTCGTCAGCGAGGTCAACCCGCACGCGATCGACGATCGCCCCAAGGGCATCATCGCGAACCCGAACTGCACCACGATGGCGGCCATGCCCGTCCTGAAGGCGCTGCACGCGGATGCCGGCCTCGAGCGCCTGATCGTCTCGACGTATCAGGCGGTCTCCGGCTCCGGCCTCGCCGGTGCGCAGGAGCTGCTCGGACAGATCGAGGGGGTCCTCGCCCAGGGCGACACGCTCCGCCTCGTGCACGACGGCTCGGCCGTCGACTTCCCGCAGCCCGAGAAGTACGTCGCCCCCATCGCCTTCGACGTCATCCCGTTCGCGGGCAACCTCGTCGACGACGGACAGAACGAGACCGACGAGGAGAAGAAGCTCCGCAACGAGAGCCGCAAGATCCTCGAGCTGCCCGACCTGCGCGTCGCCGGCACCTGCGTGCGTGTCCCGGTCTTCACCGGGCACTCGCTGTCGATCCACGCCGAGTTCTCGAAGGACATCACACCGGAGCGCGCCACCGAGCTGCTCGCGGCGGCCCCCGGCGTCGCCCTCGAAGAAGTTCCGACCCCGCTCCAGGCAGCCGGCAAGGACCCGAGCTTCGTCGGTCGCATCCGCGCCGACCAGTCCGCACCCGAGGGCAAGGGTCTCGTGCTGTTCATCAGCAACGACAACCTGCGCAAGGGAGCGGCGCTCAACGCGGTGCAGATCGCCGAGGTGCTCGCCGAGCGTCTCGCCGTCATAGCCTGA
- a CDS encoding malate:quinone oxidoreductase, whose amino-acid sequence MTENVDVVLIGGGIMSATLGTLLHELQPEWKIVAFERLSDVAQESSNPWNNAGTGHAALCELNYMPQQGDAPLDPAKAVSINEQFQQSRQFWSSLVDKGVLDAPSTFINATPHMTFVRGEKDVAYLKARYEVLKEQPLFAGIEYSEDSRVINKWAPLLMQQRRKGEPFAATRVPAGTDVDFGALTHQLFDHLTASGVELRTNHEVRSLKKQKGGGWLVKYRTTIGRTPNEVKARFVFVGAGGWALKLLQNSGIPEIKGYGVFPIGGQFLKTTNPTVVAQHKAKVYSQASVGAPPMSVPHLDTRVVGGEASLMFGPFATFSPKFLKNGSMLDIVSQVRAHNLMPMLQVAVKNPDLITYLVGELLKNHAKKVDSLRTFMPTAKDEDWTLIDAGQRAQVMKKDPQKGGILQFGTEVVSSADGSIAGLLGASPGASTAVPIMLQLLKTCFPAEYAGWEPELRALIPTFGEQLNKDAELAEESTAATAATLGINA is encoded by the coding sequence GTGACTGAAAACGTCGATGTCGTCCTGATCGGCGGTGGCATCATGAGCGCCACCCTGGGTACTCTGCTGCACGAGCTGCAGCCGGAGTGGAAGATCGTCGCCTTCGAGCGACTCTCCGATGTCGCCCAGGAGAGCTCGAACCCCTGGAACAACGCAGGAACCGGTCACGCCGCCCTGTGCGAGCTGAATTACATGCCGCAGCAGGGCGACGCGCCTCTCGACCCGGCGAAGGCCGTCTCGATCAACGAGCAGTTCCAGCAGAGCCGTCAGTTCTGGTCGTCGCTGGTCGACAAGGGCGTGCTCGACGCGCCGTCGACCTTCATCAACGCGACTCCGCACATGACCTTCGTGCGTGGCGAGAAGGACGTCGCCTACCTCAAGGCCCGCTACGAGGTGCTCAAGGAGCAGCCGCTGTTCGCGGGCATCGAGTACAGCGAGGACTCGCGCGTCATCAACAAGTGGGCGCCGCTCCTCATGCAGCAGCGTCGCAAGGGCGAGCCCTTCGCGGCCACACGCGTTCCGGCGGGGACCGACGTCGACTTCGGCGCCCTCACGCACCAGCTGTTCGACCACCTCACCGCCTCCGGCGTCGAGCTGCGCACGAACCACGAGGTGCGCAGCCTGAAGAAGCAGAAGGGCGGCGGCTGGCTGGTCAAGTACCGCACGACGATCGGCCGCACCCCGAACGAGGTCAAGGCGCGCTTCGTGTTCGTCGGTGCGGGCGGCTGGGCGCTCAAGCTGCTGCAGAACTCCGGCATCCCCGAGATCAAGGGCTACGGCGTCTTCCCCATCGGAGGACAGTTCCTCAAGACGACGAACCCGACGGTCGTCGCGCAGCACAAGGCGAAGGTGTACTCGCAGGCCTCGGTCGGCGCCCCGCCCATGTCGGTCCCGCACCTCGACACCCGCGTCGTGGGCGGGGAGGCCTCGCTCATGTTCGGCCCCTTCGCGACGTTCAGCCCCAAGTTCCTCAAGAACGGCTCGATGCTCGACATCGTCTCGCAGGTGCGCGCGCACAACCTGATGCCGATGCTGCAGGTCGCGGTCAAGAACCCCGATCTCATCACGTATCTCGTGGGCGAGCTGCTGAAGAACCACGCGAAGAAGGTCGACAGCCTGCGCACCTTCATGCCGACCGCGAAGGACGAGGACTGGACCCTCATCGACGCCGGTCAGCGTGCCCAGGTGATGAAGAAGGATCCGCAGAAGGGCGGCATCCTCCAGTTCGGCACCGAGGTGGTCTCGTCGGCCGACGGATCGATAGCCGGCCTCCTCGGCGCATCGCCCGGCGCATCGACGGCCGTCCCGATCATGCTCCAGCTGCTCAAGACCTGCTTCCCGGCTGAGTACGCGGGCTGGGAGCCCGAGCTGCGCGCGCTCATCCCGACGTTCGGCGAGCAGCTGAACAAGGATGCCGAGCTCGCGGAGGAATCCACGGCGGCGACCGCCGCGACCCTCGGCATCAACGCCTGA
- a CDS encoding thymidine kinase: protein MAKLYFRYGAMNSGKSTSLLQAAYNYEERGQHVLLAKPAIDTKGASEIASRLGVTREVDFLIGPGDDARRLFGEHRERIRRSAEEELIPSGPVDVACLLIDEAQFLTPPQVDDLFRIAIEDRIPVMAYGIRNDFLTHAFPGSARLLAIAHSLEELKTICRCGRKAVFNGRVIGGRFVFDGDQVAIDEGADGSAAPELTTYESLCGTCYLEESGGRLG from the coding sequence GTGGCGAAGCTCTACTTCCGCTACGGCGCGATGAACTCCGGCAAGTCGACCTCGCTGCTGCAGGCCGCGTACAACTACGAGGAGCGCGGGCAGCATGTGCTGCTCGCCAAGCCCGCGATCGACACCAAGGGGGCGTCCGAGATCGCCAGCCGGCTCGGCGTCACGCGCGAGGTGGACTTCCTGATCGGCCCGGGGGATGACGCCCGGCGCCTGTTCGGCGAGCACCGCGAGCGCATCCGGCGTTCGGCGGAAGAGGAGCTGATCCCGAGCGGGCCGGTCGATGTGGCCTGCCTCCTCATCGACGAGGCGCAGTTCCTCACGCCACCGCAGGTCGACGACCTGTTCCGGATCGCGATCGAGGATCGCATCCCGGTCATGGCCTACGGCATCCGCAACGACTTCCTGACCCATGCGTTCCCCGGCTCCGCCCGCCTGCTGGCGATCGCGCACTCGCTGGAGGAGCTCAAGACGATCTGCCGCTGCGGACGGAAGGCCGTGTTCAACGGCCGCGTCATCGGAGGGCGGTTCGTCTTCGACGGCGATCAGGTCGCGATCGACGAGGGGGCCGACGGCTCCGCCGCGCCCGAGCTGACGACGTACGAGTCGCTGTGCGGCACCTGCTACCTCGAGGAGTCCGGCGGACGCCTGGGCTGA
- a CDS encoding FCD domain-containing protein — translation MPEQQPARAWRLVLEHIERDLLDGRLGPGDGLASERDLASELGVGRSSVREAFRVLEVMGLIRTATGSGPQSGAIVIATPTGGMSALLRLQVAAQGFPLADVVQTRLVLEDAVVGAMAASDERDTARAHELLEAMDAADLTPEEFLALDAQLHLSLAEGSGNTVIAAMMAGLRSSIESYVQGGVAAIPDWEAMAARLRIEHHELVSAIDAGDADAARSLVRAHITGYYTQILTP, via the coding sequence ATGCCGGAGCAGCAGCCCGCGCGCGCCTGGCGTCTCGTGCTCGAGCACATCGAGCGCGATCTCCTCGACGGACGCCTCGGCCCGGGCGACGGGCTGGCCTCGGAGCGGGACCTGGCGAGCGAACTGGGTGTCGGTCGATCGAGCGTGCGCGAGGCCTTCCGCGTCCTCGAGGTCATGGGGCTGATCCGCACAGCCACGGGCTCCGGGCCCCAGTCCGGTGCCATCGTGATCGCGACCCCGACCGGCGGGATGTCGGCGCTGCTGCGGCTCCAGGTCGCGGCCCAGGGGTTTCCGCTCGCCGACGTGGTGCAGACGCGTCTGGTGCTCGAAGACGCCGTCGTCGGGGCTATGGCGGCATCCGATGAGCGGGACACGGCCCGCGCGCACGAGCTCCTCGAGGCGATGGACGCGGCAGACCTCACCCCGGAGGAGTTCCTCGCCCTCGACGCGCAGCTGCACCTCTCTCTGGCCGAGGGCAGCGGCAACACCGTCATCGCGGCGATGATGGCGGGGCTGCGCTCGTCGATCGAGTCGTACGTGCAGGGCGGGGTCGCCGCGATCCCCGACTGGGAGGCCATGGCCGCCCGGCTGCGCATCGAGCACCACGAGCTGGTCTCCGCGATCGACGCCGGCGACGCCGATGCCGCGCGATCCCTCGTGCGCGCCCACATCACCGGCTACTACACGCAGATACTGACCCCCTGA